From Pontibacter actiniarum, a single genomic window includes:
- a CDS encoding NAD(P)/FAD-dependent oxidoreductase gives MLEPEQLSLNIPDTTKPRVVIIGGGFGGINLAKKLSGKDFQVVMFDRQNYHGFWPLLYQVATGGLEPDSIAEPLRKMFGSDDYEDFHFRLVKVTQVHPETKTVSTIIGDIAYDYLVIATGTKPNYFGNDQIKKFAFPLKQVPEALNLRSQVLQCFEQANMTKDPATRRSLMNFVIVGGGPTGVELAGALAEMRKHVLPTDYPSLDFNQMKIILVEGMDRVLPPMSEEASAKTYKYLKELGVDMRLGTLVQSYDGQVATFKSGDQIETNTLIWAAGVAGALIDGLPETSVERGRILVNEYNQVLGFDNIFAIGDIAFMKTPEYPKGHPGVAQPAIQQGKLLGKNLKRILRNEQPEPFKYKDKGSLAIIGRNRAVADLPGNTHFGGFLAWFIWLFVHVMALVGFRNKLVVLSNWVYKFFTYENGTRLIIRPFYRRDERSKRKFFEKYDAD, from the coding sequence ATGCTTGAACCAGAACAATTATCCCTTAATATACCGGATACCACAAAGCCGCGCGTCGTTATCATTGGCGGGGGCTTTGGGGGTATAAACCTCGCTAAGAAGTTATCGGGCAAGGATTTTCAGGTGGTGATGTTTGACAGGCAGAACTACCACGGCTTCTGGCCACTGCTCTACCAGGTGGCCACGGGCGGCCTGGAGCCCGACTCCATCGCGGAGCCGCTCCGCAAGATGTTCGGCTCCGACGACTACGAAGACTTTCACTTCCGCCTGGTGAAGGTAACACAGGTTCACCCGGAGACAAAAACCGTGTCTACCATCATCGGAGACATTGCCTACGATTACCTGGTGATTGCCACGGGCACCAAGCCAAACTACTTCGGCAACGACCAGATCAAGAAGTTTGCTTTCCCGCTCAAGCAGGTGCCGGAGGCGCTGAACCTGCGCAGCCAGGTGCTGCAGTGCTTTGAGCAGGCCAACATGACCAAGGACCCGGCCACCCGGCGCAGCCTGATGAACTTTGTGATTGTGGGCGGAGGCCCAACAGGGGTGGAGCTAGCCGGTGCCCTGGCCGAAATGCGCAAGCACGTGCTGCCCACAGACTACCCGAGCCTGGACTTTAACCAGATGAAGATCATCCTGGTGGAGGGCATGGACCGCGTGCTGCCGCCCATGTCGGAGGAGGCCAGCGCAAAGACCTATAAATACCTGAAGGAGCTGGGGGTAGACATGAGGCTGGGCACGCTGGTACAATCTTACGACGGGCAGGTGGCTACGTTCAAAAGCGGGGACCAGATCGAAACCAACACGCTCATCTGGGCTGCCGGTGTAGCCGGAGCCCTAATAGACGGCCTCCCTGAGACGTCGGTGGAGCGGGGGCGCATCCTGGTAAACGAATACAACCAGGTGCTGGGCTTCGATAACATCTTTGCCATCGGCGACATTGCCTTCATGAAGACGCCGGAGTACCCGAAAGGGCACCCGGGGGTGGCGCAGCCGGCGATTCAGCAGGGCAAGCTGCTGGGCAAGAACCTGAAGCGCATCCTGCGCAACGAACAGCCGGAGCCGTTTAAGTACAAAGACAAAGGCTCCCTGGCTATTATCGGGCGTAACCGCGCCGTTGCCGACCTGCCGGGGAACACACACTTCGGGGGCTTTCTGGCCTGGTTTATCTGGCTCTTTGTGCACGTGATGGCATTAGTGGGCTTCCGTAACAAACTGGTCGTGCTCAGCAACTGGGTGTATAAGTTCTTTACCTATGAGAACGGCACCCGGCTGATCATTCGCCCTTTCTACCGTCGGGACGAGCGCTCTAAACGTAAGTTCTTCGAGAAGTACGACGCGGATTAA
- a CDS encoding carboxypeptidase-like regulatory domain-containing protein yields the protein MTLSLRTPASLTQLPKWMLFPLLGLLLFLLMPGQAQAQTKQRVVQLSGFVATGDSLYGVAGAGVYVPGTTRGTITNEYGYFSTPVLAGDSVLFNSLGFKPQYLIIPQDYESQSYSIIMQMQEDPTELPTVDVFPWATERDFKEAVANVRIPEPGNAILTKSLDPRYLDELARITPMSDAQNFRFWNQQQVQLQQNRYMFPSQVNMMAIPGLLKSLLNGDFKKSGN from the coding sequence ATGACGCTTTCCCTCCGTACGCCTGCTTCTCTTACCCAACTGCCAAAGTGGATGCTGTTTCCGTTGCTGGGCCTGCTGCTCTTTCTGCTGATGCCAGGGCAGGCGCAGGCGCAGACGAAGCAGCGTGTGGTGCAGCTGTCGGGCTTTGTGGCCACCGGTGACAGCCTCTACGGAGTGGCCGGGGCCGGCGTGTATGTGCCGGGCACTACGCGAGGCACGATCACCAACGAATACGGCTATTTCTCCACGCCGGTGCTGGCCGGCGACAGCGTGCTTTTTAACTCCCTTGGCTTTAAGCCGCAGTACCTCATCATCCCGCAGGACTACGAGAGCCAGAGCTACTCCATTATTATGCAGATGCAGGAAGACCCGACCGAGCTGCCAACGGTAGACGTGTTCCCCTGGGCGACCGAGCGCGACTTTAAGGAGGCGGTGGCAAACGTGCGGATACCGGAGCCCGGCAACGCCATCCTGACCAAGAGCCTGGACCCGCGCTACCTCGACGAGCTGGCCCGGATAACCCCGATGAGCGATGCCCAGAACTTCCGCTTCTGGAACCAGCAGCAGGTACAGCTGCAGCAAAACCGCTACATGTTCCCGTCGCAGGTTAACATGATGGCCATCCCCGGCCTGCTGAAGTCGCTGCTGAACGGCGACTTTAAAAAGAGCGGCAACTGA
- a CDS encoding ArsR/SmtB family transcription factor, which translates to MRLKHFSLAFGQQVLKALADESRLRILHLILRNKEMCTSDLEQVLDFTQTKTSRHLSYLRNAGLVVPRKLDQWVYYSIKEEGADFVNQILAYMERDTTLQKDQEVYEILHSNRELAVTKLQNRRWTTI; encoded by the coding sequence ATGAGACTAAAACACTTCAGTCTGGCCTTCGGACAGCAGGTGCTCAAAGCACTGGCCGATGAATCGAGGCTTCGCATCCTCCACCTGATTCTGCGCAACAAAGAGATGTGCACTTCGGACCTGGAGCAGGTGCTGGACTTCACACAGACCAAGACGTCGCGCCACCTTTCTTACCTGCGCAACGCCGGGCTGGTGGTGCCCCGAAAGCTCGACCAGTGGGTGTATTACTCCATCAAAGAGGAGGGCGCTGACTTCGTGAACCAGATTCTGGCGTACATGGAGCGCGACACCACCCTGCAAAAAGACCAGGAGGTGTATGAAATACTGCACTCCAACCGCGAGCTGGCGGTGACCAAACTACAGAACCGGCGCTGGACCACGATCTAA
- a CDS encoding YjjG family noncanonical pyrimidine nucleotidase codes for MKTYTHILFDLDHTLWDFEKNSEETLYTLYDQFELSRHGKFDCDSFYRKYKFVNTRLWDLYNKGRINQKELRENRFVKTLLGLGLAEHELPEGIAEAYIEMCPTKTALFPHAHEVLAYLQPKYGLHIITNGFREVQHVKMNSSKLHGYFQEVITSECCGYKKPDRRMFEHLLDRIKVKPEDCLMIGDNYECDIEGARDAGIDQVYFIPEKSKGRKRPAPTYEISCLSELKQIL; via the coding sequence ATGAAGACATACACCCACATCCTCTTCGACCTGGACCACACGCTTTGGGACTTTGAGAAGAACTCCGAGGAAACGCTTTATACTTTGTACGACCAGTTTGAGCTTAGCAGGCACGGCAAGTTCGACTGCGACTCGTTTTACCGCAAGTATAAGTTCGTTAACACCCGCCTCTGGGACCTCTATAATAAAGGAAGAATTAACCAGAAGGAGCTGCGCGAGAACCGCTTCGTTAAAACGCTGCTCGGGTTGGGGCTGGCGGAGCATGAACTGCCGGAGGGCATAGCCGAAGCCTATATTGAGATGTGCCCGACCAAGACAGCGCTATTCCCCCATGCGCATGAGGTGCTGGCTTACCTGCAGCCGAAGTACGGCCTGCACATCATTACCAACGGGTTTAGGGAGGTGCAGCACGTAAAGATGAACTCCTCCAAGCTGCATGGCTACTTTCAGGAGGTGATTACGTCGGAGTGCTGCGGCTATAAGAAGCCGGACCGCCGTATGTTTGAGCACCTGCTGGACCGCATAAAGGTGAAACCGGAGGACTGCCTGATGATCGGCGATAACTACGAATGCGATATAGAGGGTGCCCGGGACGCCGGCATAGACCAGGTATACTTTATCCCGGAGAAGTCTAAAGGCCGCAAGCGCCCGGCTCCCACCTATGAGATCAGCTGCCTGAGCGAACTAAAGCAGATCCTGTAA